The Virgibacillus sp. SK37 region TTTTTCGTCGAATATAGCGGACAATCTTATCATCCTCCATATCAAGTAGCTTCTTTTCAAAATCATCAAAATCAAAGTTCACGTCTTTACTTAATCTTTCCAGCATGGTTTCTTCAAATTCATCTATGGATACAAGAAAAAATAATGCATTTAAGCGTTTTGCTTTTTGATTATCATTTTTCTCCCATTCCCATGTGTCATACTGTCTAACAAGCTCGACAAACTCAGATATTGCATTCGACGCTTCCAAATAGTTGTTTTTCACAAGATAATCATAGTACAAGGAGGTAGCCGAATGTAATTTACCAGATTCACCTTCTACACGAACATCTGCCCATTCATAATCATTAAATGACAGAGCAGTTTTATGATGGTCGATTAACTGCACCTGTCCTCCCTCTTTATAAAAATTCTCTAACCGTTTCTCATTTTCTTCATTTACCGATAAATCGGTAATCATTAGAAACGTATCTTTTGACTCATTTTCCAGAAACCATTTTACTTCCCTGTTTAATCCCGAGATTGAATTATAGCGAATGGTAACCTGTTTCCCAAAAGCTAAGCGTGCTAAAATCCCACAACCCACGCCGTCTAAGTCATTATGTGATAGCAATTTATACATGTATGTCACCTCTGCTACTAGTATGGTTCGATAAGGCTGAATTTATCAACTAAAGAAGAAGTCATTTCAAACAAAAAAGTACTACGTTTCGTAAAGAAAATTGAAACTTCGTGCAGCTTTCATACGTTATATATACCAAATTATTCCTTTATAGATTACTTTTCTAAAAAAAGGGAATAACTTCAGTAGCAGTAGTAAATACCTATTTCTTATTTTTCGAACATCTACATATATAGCAAGAATAGATCATAACAGACAGGCAGAATTTATATAAAAATCAGGGGGATTCATATGAATAAATTTAGCAGGGGATCCATAACACTCATTTTATTTGCTTTTATTCTTTTACTAATTAATTGGTCGATTATTCAATTCTCTGAGCCTATATCACTTATTGCTTATTTACTCTTATTTGTAAGCGGGATTTTAGGAATAGTGGCATTCCTCCGGAAGGAATCCGGGTTTTTGAAAGGAAGCTGTCTTCTCTGTATAGCAGCTATTTTACTCTTCATCTCTTGGTTTAAACCCCTTGAAATTACAAAAGTGACTACATGGTTACAAAAAATCATCTAACTAATTAAAGAAGCCTAGCTTTCAAAAAAGGAGGGGTAAGATGAGACGCTTTTTCCAAAACGCCATGCGTGTCTCGTTAACATCACTGGCTGCCACCCTTGTTGTCACTGTAATTCTAATGGTGATATTAAACCTGGCAACTACGAACACAGCACTAATACATTCCATTGGTAAAACGTATATTGCACTTTCACTGCCTTTCCTAATTCTCAATCCAATATTTGGCTTTATTTACTCATTTAAAATAAATGACCCATATAAGATTCTTTATATACTACTTCACTTTGCATCTATTTGTACTATCTCTGTTGTTGCATTGCTTGGTTTTATGTTTCGTTATTTTGTATCCTTTGCTCCCTAAAGCATGTGAAATTTTAACTTAAAAGGCATAATCGTTAATGATTATGCTTTTTTTAACGTCTATTCTTTTTTGAAGTTTTGTGTGCTTCTTACGGTATCAATAGGACGGACAGCTCTTTCAATTTCCTCCCGCTTTGGCCAGAAATGGCGGTAACGATAATTTTTCTCCTAATGTCTCATATGGTTCATCCTCCATGAAGCCTGGCCATCTGTAGCAAATTCAAATAAAATTCGTGGAGCTACATGGACATATAAAGAACCAAAATGCTTTTCATATGAAATAGCTAAATAACATCGCTATGGAAAAGTAATTTCCATTCGTTCGCATTTACCTCCTACTTTGAATGTAGGAGGTAACGTTTATATCCCAATATGTGTGATAGGATCTTTTTTTATTAAATTAAAAATCACAGTTAACCAGCTAAATTAGTTTATCTTCTCTATCGATTCAAATAACCTTCTACCTCGGCTCTCGTTGGCAAGGCAGTCATTGCACCTTTTGTAGAAGCAGCAAGTCCACCGGATACCGAGGCGAATTCAGCTATCCTCATTGCTTCTTCCAATGTAAGAGCATGTATATTTGTAACATACTGATCAATAGAATAAAGCACCCCAGAAACAAAGGCATCGCCAGCACCAGTTGTGTCAATTGCCTTCACCTGCATCGCCGGAACATGTCTATTACCTTCCCTTGTCTTCACGTAACACCCTTCCGCTCCCAAGGTGACAAATATAACAGGGATTTCATATTGTTCGAGCATTTCCAGACCCTCTTTAACTGACTTTTTATCTGTAATAAATGCTAACTCCTCTTCAGAAATCTTTAAAATGTCCACTTCTCCAAGCATGGAAATGATCCTATCTTTTGCCTCCTCTTTCGAATCCCACAGCATCAAACGCAGATTAGGGTCATAGGAAATAAGCAATCCGTTCTCTTTTGCCAGTTTAACAGCCGCCCTCGTTGCACCCTGTGCTGGCTCGCTAATTAATGATATTGATCCGAAATGGAGAATACGATGTTGAAGCAAGTGCTCGCTATTTATGTGATTCTCCTCGAGAAAACGGTCCGCACTTGGGTTAATGTAAAAATCAAAGCTCCGCTCCCCGTCCTCTCTGTTGGTTACAAATACAATACCTGTACGATGTTCCTTCGAAAATAATAATTGTTCTGTATTCACATAATAGGACTGCAGTGTTTCTTGTAAAAAACTGCCTAGCACATCATCTCCTACCATGCCAATAAATGATGAATCACCACCAAGCCTTGCCACCCCCACAGCCACATTTGCAGGGGCACCTCCAGGACTTTTATGATAAGTTGTATTCGTAACATCTGTAGGTATAAAATCGATTAACGTCTCACCAAGTGTAATGACACCATGATTCACGATGATTACCTCCCTGTGGTATGATTTATATAGGTCAAATTATGTTCTATTATTCTACAGAACACAAAATATGTCATCAAATAAGGGTGAAAAACATTGCTTACAATAAAAGAAATAGCAGAAATGGCTAACGTATCCAGATCTACTGTTTCCCGTTTTCTAAACGATTCTGGCTATGTCAGTGAAGAGGCCAGAAAACGAATTGATAAAGTAATCAAAGAAACAGGATATATACCTAATGAACATGCCAAATCACTCCGCACCAAAAAAACAAAAGTAATTGGTGTCATATTACCAACCATTCATACAGAAACATCAAGTAAAATTGTAGCTGGAATAGATAACGAGTTGGCAAAACAGGGGTATCAGATTCTTCTAGCTAATACCAATCTGGATAAAGAAAAGGAAATCGAATATCTGGATTTACTTAAAGTCCGTCAAGTAGACGGAATTATTTTAGTAGCGACAAATACGAAAGAAAAATTAGTTAAGAAAATACAGGAAATGAATCTGCCAATTGTAATTATAGGACAGGACATGCCAGAGGTTGCCAGTGTAGTCTATGATGATTTCCATGCCTCGAAAGAGATTACTAACTTCTTAATTGAGAGAGAGCATAAAAAGATAGCATTTATCGGGGTAGATGAGACAGATCGCTCGGTAGGTTATTTTCGTAAAAAGGGATATTATTCGGCGATGAATGAGCGCAAATTGGAAGTAGCCCCACCTTGGGTACAGACAGCTATATTTGACATAGATTCTGGTTATGAAGCAATGAGACAAATTTTAACACAAAGCTATACTCTCCCTACCGCTGTCTTTGCAGTAACAGACCGTTTAGCTATTGGAGCAATGAGCTATTTGAAAGAACAAGGACTTATTGTGCCAAATGACATTGCTGTAGCGAGTATTGGTGCATCAGAAATTTCCAGATATGTTGATCCTTCTCTAACAACAGTAGACTATCACAATGAGGTGGCCGGTAAACAAGCTGCCAAACAAATACTCGCCATTATATCCAAAACACATTACGAAGAGAGAATTTTACTGAACTATAGACTAATTATTCGTAATAGTGTATGATGAAATCGTGGAACCGATTTCATCATACGCACTATGGAATCGATACCACCCTCAACACAGTTATTGTCTATCGCTATTTTATTTACTAATTATATCAATAGTGGAATCGATACCACAAAAATAAAAGGAGTGAGGTTATATGTCTGATAACAAGAAAATCGCAAAGGAGCTTATTGACGCCGTCGGTGGAACAGAGAATATTCATTCTGTCGCCCATTGTGCCACAAGATTACGTTTTATGATCCATGACAAAGAAAAAATCGATCAGGAAAAGGTTGAAAACACGGATAAAGTAAAGGGTGCCTTTTTTAACTCCGGTCAATATCAGGTAATTCTTGGGACCGGCACAGTAAATCGTATTTACGAGGAAGTAGATAAGCTCGGTAT contains the following coding sequences:
- a CDS encoding DHH family phosphoesterase, whose product is MYKLLSHNDLDGVGCGILARLAFGKQVTIRYNSISGLNREVKWFLENESKDTFLMITDLSVNEENEKRLENFYKEGGQVQLIDHHKTALSFNDYEWADVRVEGESGKLHSATSLYYDYLVKNNYLEASNAISEFVELVRQYDTWEWEKNDNQKAKRLNALFFLVSIDEFEETMLERLSKDVNFDFDDFEKKLLDMEDDKIVRYIRRKRRELVQIKAGGYFAGVVFAESYHSELGNQLGKEYPHLDYIAILNIGGRRMGFRTIHDHVDVSEVAGSFGGGGHEKAAGCSLTEEAYNQFVAKTYPMEPLREDARRNRFNLKHSTFGTLYKSKADEFLFLYPLSEQAWAYEKNRQKQHTQFSSFEEGEKFLKRQKEAWLVRDELFVQYLMEEVKKDKRKESK
- a CDS encoding aminoimidazole riboside kinase — translated: MNHGVITLGETLIDFIPTDVTNTTYHKSPGGAPANVAVGVARLGGDSSFIGMVGDDVLGSFLQETLQSYYVNTEQLLFSKEHRTGIVFVTNREDGERSFDFYINPSADRFLEENHINSEHLLQHRILHFGSISLISEPAQGATRAAVKLAKENGLLISYDPNLRLMLWDSKEEAKDRIISMLGEVDILKISEEELAFITDKKSVKEGLEMLEQYEIPVIFVTLGAEGCYVKTREGNRHVPAMQVKAIDTTGAGDAFVSGVLYSIDQYVTNIHALTLEEAMRIAEFASVSGGLAASTKGAMTALPTRAEVEGYLNR
- a CDS encoding LacI family DNA-binding transcriptional regulator → MLTIKEIAEMANVSRSTVSRFLNDSGYVSEEARKRIDKVIKETGYIPNEHAKSLRTKKTKVIGVILPTIHTETSSKIVAGIDNELAKQGYQILLANTNLDKEKEIEYLDLLKVRQVDGIILVATNTKEKLVKKIQEMNLPIVIIGQDMPEVASVVYDDFHASKEITNFLIEREHKKIAFIGVDETDRSVGYFRKKGYYSAMNERKLEVAPPWVQTAIFDIDSGYEAMRQILTQSYTLPTAVFAVTDRLAIGAMSYLKEQGLIVPNDIAVASIGASEISRYVDPSLTTVDYHNEVAGKQAAKQILAIISKTHYEERILLNYRLIIRNSV